In Eupeodes corollae chromosome 3, idEupCoro1.1, whole genome shotgun sequence, a single genomic region encodes these proteins:
- the LOC129949231 gene encoding uncharacterized protein K02A2.6-like: protein MKTLARGYCWWQNMDRDIEQMVMNCTDCQLTRPEANKIQPTHFWEMPGKPFERVHADFAGPFRGNYFFILVDAFTKWPEVHVIPNLTTEITIQKCREIFSTFGLPKIFVSDWGSQFMADSFQRFLKNNGIQHKQGAQYHPSTNGLAERYVQTFKNKLKAINCNKKLISQELSNILFDYRRAIHPATGKSPSMLMFGHQIRSRLDLMLPVENKIHRNNFNENIKPKFVLNERVAVRDYLSAVKWKFGKVIEIVGQLHFMVKLDDGRIWKRHTDQMRKVGEEVRSRELFICNKENDIIEEENEGPSTSMELPIKPQRTTSIATETTEVPIVSEAGDEPAADAGGSGKENNQEVLRQSERQRRKPDKWGYEKM, encoded by the coding sequence ATGAAAACACTGGCCAGAGGATATTGCTGGTGGCAAAATATGGATCGTGATATCGAGCAAATGGTGATGAACTGCACAGACTGTCAACTTACACGACcagaagcaaacaaaattcaacccACACATTTCTGGGAAATGCCGGGAAAGCCGTTTGAGCGGGTACATGCAGATTTCGCTGGTCCATTTAGAggtaattacttttttattctaGTTGATGCCTTCACTAAGTGGCCAGAGGTGCACGTAATCCCAAATTTGACTACAGAAATAACGATACAAAAATGTCGAGAAATTTTCAGTACATTTGGCTTACCGAAAATATTTGTTAGCGATTGGGGATCACAGTTCATGGCGGATAGTTTTcagagatttttgaaaaacaatggcATTCAGCACAAGCAAGGTGCTCAATACCACCCATCGACAAATGGTCTTGCCGAACGTTATGTGcaaacctttaaaaacaaacttaaagcaATTAATTGTAACAAAAAGTTAATAAGTCAAGaattatcaaacattttattcgaTTACAGACGTGCTATACATCCAGCTACTGGGAAATCTCCATCAATGCTCATGTTTGGACATCAAATAAGATCGCGCCTGGACTTAATGCTAccagttgaaaacaaaatacatcgAAATAATTTCAATGAGAACATCAAAcccaaatttgtattaaatgaaAGGGTTGCAGTGCGAGATTATTTATCAGCAGTTAAATGGAAATTCGGTAAAGTGATTGAAATAGTCGGACAATTACATTTCATGGTGAAGTTAGATGATGGGCGAATCTGGAAAAGGCATACCGATCAAATGCGCAAGGTTGGTGAAGAGGTGAGATCTAGAGAACTATTTATATGCAACAAAGAAAATGATATCATTGAGGAGGAGAACGAAGGTCCAAGTACATCAATGGAATTACCAATTAAACCACAAAGAACCACTAGTATAGCAACAGAGACAACGGAGGTGCCAATAGTTTCTGAGGCAGGCGATGAACCGGCAGCGGATGCAGGAGGTTCAGGTAAGGAAAATAATCAGGAAGTGTTAAGACAATCAGAGAGACAAAGAAGGAAACCGGATAAATGGGGTTACGAGAAGATGTAA